In Silene latifolia isolate original U9 population chromosome 6, ASM4854445v1, whole genome shotgun sequence, the genomic window GCTCGGGTTGACagtgaacccgctcgggttgagagCTGAGACGAGCGTTTTCTTAAGAATCTGCGCAGATTCTTGGGCAGGaacttttcctttttttcttgtcttttaatccgctcggattgtactcgggatgcgcatatttcgagAAATTTCAACCCAAAACCTTTCTCTTGATAATAAACTTACtcacaagcccaaattctccattttcttcatttctttacatttttcatcttttcattttcattaatttccttcaaaaactcaattaaattatgagatccctccctttcatctctcatgcaatttattaaatgaatgcaaaactacactaaatgcatatatacaaattaatggttattaaggaactccatcaaaccaaagattatcaataaacaattttcatggaagattatcactagcactcaaagcacgtagaagtcggtcaaattcttgggagtgagaaataaataggcatggataacaacacaagattatgcaatgaaataatgcccaagtaaaagaccgaacaagcatgtgaagaatgttatgacaaaaatcataaaagaaatgatggatggaaggaacatgaaatgggtagttggttggcaattcactcaactcatactccaaatagtcaaaatcaccacattcaatgcaagtactctcattatcatctaaggtgattttaagggtgtctatttggggttcccaaatgtcctcatcatattcctcatcccaacaaggtccattatcaaaggggttttcatagcaaggctcaccaagctcaacacaattgtctccctcaaatatgtcatcctcaaagggtgagttttcactcaagctcacatccatatcactctcactttgcccattaacatcaattttcatggaagttgggttcattggtacacaagaagagtaaggtgacggtatccaagcattggtttcacaatcaagaatgaactcctcctcatcatcactctcttcatctagcactccatcttcccaaggaggggcaaatttgtggGCATAGtgggttggctcaaggttataggatggtttctcatcctcacaaatctcattttcatagttttcctcaatgaagttTTAAAATGTGGCTTTTAttgcttccataccttccttggcactctcaaatatgtcatgtacaatttgcttaagacaatggatggtcatgaactcaacaaattcccaaaattcctcacaactcatctcacaaatcctaccaccactcaagtgaaatgccaagttgcgggtttcaaggttcatgccattataaacaacacaacatgcttcataatttgaaagagtaaaaccatgatgtcaagcatgagtcatataatcttcaaatcttgcaacatatttatcaattgactcattttcatattgccaaaaagtgaatgtagacatgttaaacatatgaaatagaacaagtacaagaaataaaattcccaaggaaccaaaatccctcaagaagaagcacaactaaaactagacaaaagaacaattcaaagacacaacaccgtccccggcaacgacgccattttgatgagagtgtcgttggggctctcaatcaaacacatttatattctcaacaaacaactagttagtggtaagtcgaggtcgatccatgggacggtggtactcaaattattcaatctaattatggttgtgcttgggtttgtcacaattgtaatgggttgatcattctaatctaatagaagcaatggaaagtaaacaagcaacaaaattaagaaatgtaaacaaatgactaaaaatgctaatatatcatgggttcataagggattcatgagagttgatcatacaaacatgcttcctactagatgcaagcaattattgttatgatgggatcgagttagtgtatatatcttacaatccctaggaaggtttgggtcccggagccgaatcgattagattgtacaatacctacaagtcgacttagtcctccctatccaactatatgcatggtctaatgagactcgagttggtttatgtcttacaagtctcattgaaaagataagaaatggttgtaaatgcaaggattcataggcttagcatttcatcaaacataacatgtgcataagttgaaatcacaacaagcaagcaaattattatggaagcatattagattaagcatgaatcattccccatgtttgtttcccctaattacccattaatcctagctaagtaactactcactcattatcaagtttaacatgttaacaaggttgtcaatcatattaacaaggcaaaacatgatgaacaagtaagaaagattaacaataattaaaacaaagattaagagaattatacctatggagattccaaaataataatgcaaagaataatagaagtacttgatgattgatggaaggttgtcaatctcccaataaacacAAATGATCTtcgaattacccaataataaacttgaacaatgattgaggaaagattaatatgtaatttgtggaaagattaaagagtaatctattctaatctactcctaatgaaagcttaacctaatctaaagaaggattgattttCTCTAATcaaaaaacttgatggtttgattattacaaatgtaGTATAtgtagtggtacatcattaggttaagcaagggtagattagtaaatagcattgcaaagtgttgagtagggaaatgctcctctcgaaggagatgcgcggatcacgtagcaaggaaaagcttCCTGtccaacaatccgctcgtcccgagcgaaatataagcatcctgagcctcaacccgagcgggttgagctgtatcctgCTTCACTTGAGCTCGGAtagtaaaacggacgtcattttctcatccggactcctattggagtgattcaaaagcctagaccacttgatttttcgacgccgtttcatctagtatactttcagagccaaaggagaaactcttggtttgggttccgagcaatttcttcttgcaatggcttccttctcgtcatccttgcttttaagcctatgatccttctatatactctttattcctacatctttggtcatcattcttgcctcctcttcatactatttcatccaatatcgtcaaaaagcttctaaatatgcacgggagacggaaattccgcctcatttatctcctttcctacaaaacatatgaaatgcactaggaaagcaaaataggaaggaattgacagataaaacggccatgaaatgttataatagtatgcaaaatagactCAATTAGggaactaaatgtgcgcaaataatattcacatcaaaagCAAACAAGGAAAGGTGAGTCGAAGACACTCACACCATCCAACttcagagcgttcacgtcccatcGACAGACGTCATGAAAGGAACGTTGGctcttcgtgcgacacatcacccagtccctcacaacgggataggctctctcccccggctccatcctcttgggcgcgaggctcggaaagtatgagtacacccacgcctgcaaaacaagataatcaataacgatctttcgtgattcggtaaggaaaggaaatgatctttcatgatacgaaatgAGGGTTCATACCTCTAGCAGCAGTCCAGGACCAatggtggcaggagaagtccagttctccatcagctctggacgaaatatggccctcatatagcgaatgaggaccgaaaagccagcagtgacccagtcccaacggcataggccactcaggtcagaaaagaagggaagaagcttcgtcgacaggctctctcccttgtctccgaggtagatcgaagacaagaaccaccagagccacagacgagctccCTGCTccgcagtacagggaggaggagccgtctccctctcatcgatcaccaccatcgtcggggtcttcccaacaaagtaatcccggacgtaggaactcggcaccaacccgggaaccacAGCAGCTTTCGCCgccaggttccaaccgatcaagctcctagcctcagccgagtccactctcatggctgtctccggccactccacagcctcagacccGCACgacaaaccagaaatcatgccgtagtcctccaacgtgaccccaacctcgccaaaaggcatgtgaaaggtcgaggtcgtgtcccaaaaccgaacaaggaaagctcgaaccaggctaaggttagcccggatcttccttcccttgatgtcCCTCCATGCTCGTACCAAGGCgccaaacgctccccgctcgatgatggttTGCTCCTCCGTCGACAgtctcccgtaagcctccatcatcgtagtgtaacccgagaaagacctgatattcccggcctcctattttgattcaaagcaagagctttctttagctcgaatgaaagagaaGAGGAATAGCAAATGAGAATAAAAGAAGGTAAAGGAAAGAATGATGAGTACAATTTACcatgctcttcaccgtcctgtaggacaggtgactctccgcaGCCCAGATGAGGTGTCTGCTGTCCCAACTCTCAGCCCACTCCGGTTCTCCCCTCAGCTGGGGACCACCTCATCCAACactggcccgcctcgggacctccccctcaacagcctcctcctcgacgacctcgtcctcagtAGCCGTCACTAcagtaaaagcctgctctaacgcctcctcgagcGTACGAGAAGGGTTAAGAacggtgtccacgtccatgggacctctccctgatgtagaagcctcgtcacctgcaaaattaaagtaaatttaggccgcgtcaagtggcGACGAGCCTTAATTAGgagattttcgagttttcaaggccccgaaatcgctcttttcccGCCATCTTTGGTCATTTTCCCCGAAACACATCGGCTCATCtggtaatatgggtcaagtcaagtctaaatagaagcctagtcatgggttcgaatCGGAATTTCGACATCATTTCGTTattacggcgattatgccctagaaaagtgccctgaaaaagccgtcacaaatcaaaaatccgaattggtaggaagtttacccatcatacaaggatcccaaatatcaagtttcatcacaaatgggcaatcctaaggctatattcgaagcaatttacggttcagctgtgagaccgtcacaacTTCACtgaaatgctcaaaactcaatgaaaattcaaaatgaataCATGGTTaggatccttatactaccaattatccatttgcaaagtcaattttacaaggcaaaatggTTTGGGGAAAAGCCTTAATTTTTCGACaattttagggttggaaaccctaatttgtcggtccaaattgatcaaatatggaagattaatgcaaaaataatacatatacctcgattagtcatggcaaatgaaagattttgatcaaattttggcgagaaatTGTTGGAATTTAAGAGAGTATttgatgatttatgtttcgaaaattatgaataaaacacgatttttatcgggtttttactcagacagggacacatccaggaaaggacgcagcaggtgatgcgcctcttccaagagtcgcagctcttgctgcgcctcttcctcagtttccctctgaatcaattttcgaaaatttgttataagttcgttatttgtgggcccatctttggtgcgcctcttcctcaacaccccatatcatatatttggtccatttgatgtttattcttcgcccggacccgtattttcAAGCAAACTGCAAATTGTCgcggtactttatcaagacctcgcttaccacaacgagcgaatattctctgacaggtgtttcgacacacctcaatTCTGTTCCCCCAGCTATAGTTCCGAACAACCtattgtccctctcaagacgtggagatcagtcccgattatgttcccccggCGAGAGTTCCGGACAGCCATTTGTCCCTCTCAACATGTGGAGTTTAACATCAACCTCGAGTtttgccgaagtttgtttgatgaccgacccaagcagatttctcccagcagtttctaccaacATCCTGCTGCCCTTCAATATTACGATTTGTTTCCCCTTGGAGTCCGACAGAGTAAGTAATTtcaaggaatctcaggtatgatttcttcttatggctggcgagcttccttacgtagtctaatggactttaaaagaccctccccggaagtcgacagactctaaaatgttcccgacgacaggtccttggctcagaccccttgagcctcctcgcgtcaccatagtcatcaggttataatcttcgattgacctgatggctatactttgaccatcgccttgtccaagcctcagtcaaagtgggggctctgtagatacctcatttctgcacctcccgcaagccacccggtgatgattgggccgcatgtttggtacacggaacgatttataacAGTTCGTaggtttatcgtcaagtgatagctcaaacacttgtgtctagctcatggtcatcatctacgcgccattacggtcgttttgacagtaattagagtacatttggagtccgggtcaaaaaccgtcttcattttctaataaccgtttaaaatgccgagtcagaatattatggaatgttccggatatttctattccatattttcaatcttttaatcttttggtaaattatatcccggaattattttataaatattaaggaaattaagatcaaaTCGCAATTCcgtaatagaaacgcggaaatctttcttccgcagaaggaaaccattggggaaaggacgcagcaggtgatgcgcctcttccaagagacgcagtggctgctgcgcctcttccccagttcctttctgcgtattttcaaatcttttcgagatttacttccaaagtttctccgaaaccctaattccttcgtgtgattagtataaatagggaccttcgtccctcatatttctcacgcgagtgtccgcctttctcttctccctttgcattctaagaccacgctcttgatttttggcgtctacgtgcttgaactttcgaccacgtaagctcggatccttctgagtaccagcctcgtttgcatgatcgaccaatttgaccaactccacatcaatcaacttaatcaatcttgttcgttttcctcttagagggcactttcgtcgtacatttgagtcgagcatcactaaacgttaacttagttaatctcgttttgtcaaacatgtaagtctgagggtgtaaatctcatcttttattattgtactttatttttgtaatcattattgtaaggtttacgtcgaaaacacattcaaaaccgagttacaaaaccttatttcaaaccctttttacggattaataaGGGACacatgtcgagaaggaacgcagcaactgctgcgcctcttcgaagggacgcagcacctgctgcgcctcttcctgaggctgccgcaattcttgctttccttcttcttccttcgtcttttgttcgtctgtgcACATTTGTTTTGTCTTcgattgttcttatttcattaacACGATAATTCTAGTATGACAATCTTAGCATATAAATCATTAATAATTAATCATCTTTTAATTCTCGACCTAAATCCcttgtaattaatatttgcgggttttcgtcattaaaatcaattcaggtttttagaggttcgattcatcaatattgagtctctaaGGTCCATCCTTTGGTATATTTTTCATCtgttcatcgtcatcatcatcagtagtttagcattaatagcctaattaatttgttttagtttgtttatttgtaattaaccttgtaattaatcttgtaattaatttgttctaattagtttcatctcatgttttattgtttttatgaccaatttgcatgtaaataatatgttaaaccacttctatcAGAGTCAAATATCCATAATCGATCAATAAATTACCAAAGAATACTAACAGtgtgcagttccggcttcacaaccagaacacAACTCAGGAACAGATGCAGcgtctgttgcgcctgttccgggttgaattctgcccctgaacttccgttgttgcttcgacttagttattagcttacgcatttaattaactattactcgtattatccctaataatctgttcgttaatttattttccattttcttttctaaaccatccgttttaagtgtattttcgacataaatcattcaaaccgttgtaattattgtaattttctttattgtatttctttattatcatgttgtttgtatgctctcacatgcaattaacctaagcTTCTACCTCGGCATtaatgtatgttaaattacgtgattaccgacttagtctaaattcacatgttaagattaatctattggatgttgcattgcatgcatataaccttcaacatatcgagtatagacgcttttccctaatcattagtagaggcctctatcgaggcgggtgggattaggcgttcgatcaaaagagcttcctaatacacaccctcaccccttactccagatctctgtgaacatccgtgttcattggcatccacgagagtcattctagacatagaatactaagggtaacgagttcttggtgttcatgtcactaatttatgtcttgacatgacacgaggtattcgaacggtttccaattttccacaataaattggtggcgactccacaaatgcaaagcttgctcgctttctcccgagcgacccccgtgggcccgcgtccacattcATCTTCATCCAGTCTTCCAGAGAACCTGTCACCCTGGTAGTGAATACACAGATGCTAAAAAAATAATCATGAGTTTCAATGGCATTTTCACAAACACATCTACTAGTCTCACTGACCCCTATTCTATATATTTTTTCTCGAATGTTCAATGCTTCCTGCTTAATTAACCATCCAACCACAGAATGTTTAGGCAAGCACCATCTATCCCAAACTTCATGACACCATGGCATAGATGGGTGTGTACCTTGTAGCCATTGGTATCCAAAACGCACTGAATATCCTTTGGCCTGGGGCAGCCAAAGATTATTCTGGTAACCAGTCTTAAGAGACTCTTTCACCTTACAGATGTTCCTCCAGTTCCAGTTGGAGTCTAGAGGAGGTTCATAAGCATCCCAGACCTGCCCTTTCATATATATATGATCCACCCATTGCACCCAAAGCCTATCAGCCTTAGTATAAATTCAATTCACCAATTTTCCAACACTCGCAATATTCCACACCCCAGCTTCCTTGATTCCCAGACTACCATTCTTCTTAGGATAACAAACTTTTTGCCATGCTACTAAAGGAATTCTATGGAACTCTGTCTCACCTTCCCATAAGTAGTTCCTACAAATAGCCTCTATTCTTTTAATGACCCCTTTTGGAATTAAGAAAATGGAGGCCCAGTAATTGTGAAGAGTATTGAAAACAGAATTAATCAAAGTCACCCTGCCAGCATAACTCAGTTTCCTTGCACCAATCCCTCGGATTTTTGACACTACCTTGTCTATCAAAATATTGCAATCATCCTTAGTGAGTCTGCTTGCTTGGATAGGGATCCTAAATACATCATAGGCAGCTCTCCTTCTGTGAAACCAGAAATTTGCAGAATATCTAGCTTAACCTCATCTGTCACCCCTCTAAATATAACCTCCGATTTTGTTGCATTGACTCTCAGACCTTAACCAGCTGAGAAAGTAGACAGTGACCTCAATAAATGCATTATAGAACGTACATCCCCTTTGCAAAACATTAAGAGGTCATCATCAAACAACAAGTGATTAAGCTTAAGAGCCCCACACAAAGGATGAAATCTAAAGAACCACTTCTGTACTACAAACTCAAGGACCCTAGTTAAGTATTCCATACAAACAGTAAATAAGATAGGGGATATGGGATCTCCTTGTCTCAAACCTCTCCTACCTTGGAAATACCCAAACTGAGCCCCATTCAAAGATAATGAAAAAGAAGTTGTTGTGACACACATCATTAGCATCTTTTTGAATTTATTTAGGAAACTAAGTGCACTCAGCATTTGATCCAAAAACTCCCACTCAATGGAGTCATATGCTTTCTGCAAATCGAGTTTAAACATATATCTAGGAGAGGTATTAGACCTATTATACATCCTAACTAGATCTTGGCAAATGATAATGTTCTCAAGAATACTCCTCCCCTGAATAAAAGCCCCTTGATTCCTACTCACCACATCAGGAAGAACAAGAGATAGTCTGTTACACAGCAACTAGGAGATAACCTTATATATGACATTACAGCATGAAATAGGTCTAAAATGCTTCACACTAGTGGGTCTATCCATCTTAGGTATAAGGGTAATAACAGTCGAATTAATATGAGTTAGCAATTTACCACTCTCAAAGAAATTCTTTACAGCTGTACATACCTCAGAACCTACTAACTCCCATGCATCCTTGTAGAACTGACTAGAAAAGCCATCAGGACCTGGAGATTTCTCTTTTGGAATGCTAAATAGTGCCTATTTCACCTCAGCATCAGTGACTGGTTTATTTAATATCTCCCAATGATCCTGAGAACAACACCTACCGCTCCTTACAACTCTCACATTAACAGGTACAGTTGGCATCTGAGTTCCAAGGAATTTTGTATAATACTCCAAGAAGGCCCCCTGAATTTGATCCCCCTCAGTACACAGTTGGCCATTCTTATCTTCAATCATGAGGACTTTGTTCAACATTATCCTTCTCTTAATAACATTATGGAAGAAAGCAATATTTATATCACCCTCGAGAGACCATTGGAGTTTAGCCTTTTGAGCCAGAAAACTATCCCTAGCTTTCATGAGCTCTCTCAATTCATGAGCCACTTCCATCTCTTTTTGAATTAGTTCTAAATTCCCAGGCTTATCAATTAAATATTTCTGTATATGTTCCAATAGAGAACTAGTAATGTTAGTACTGTTTTCTATATCAGAGAAACACAACCTATTCAGTTGCTTCAAAACAGGCTTAAGAGCCTTCAATTTCTTTACCAGCTGGAACATCCTAGTACCCTCATATCTCCATTAAttgtaatcgctaaattttatttaaagtactttggtttgttgtactttgttattcaatacctcgggaaaccgagatggtaacagtctcactTATCTAGGAAGGCCTAATTAAGGCTcttagataaatgggggtgttacaaagtggtatcagagcgaacgatcctcgggcctaaaccaatgaacaataatgaacataggttgtgtctaataaaatgaactccgGGATAGAAACTTTTAGGAGCCCCATCttaggcttgggatgagtagggcccCTCACTCCAAACCATTGGCCCTCGCAGTTTTGAACCGAAAACCCTGAGAGAATATTTAAGAGTATGGGGTAGTTATAATGAGGTATATTCTATAGGATATTTGATATGAAGTTACTAACATTGTTTTAGGGATAGATTACGGTAAGTATTGTGAATGATTATTGACTTGGCCATAAGATGAGAATTGATATTGTTTAATGGATGAAAtgaggatttgatgttgaattgtttggTCATGAGCATGAAGTATTTGTGAAATTGATATTGTGTGATATGTTgttagtagtatcatgtctactgatatgcggttatgtgatccctaaACCATGATAATTGTTATTTTTTAGCAATGGAGGTATGTATAGTGCGATGTCAAGTTATGAAAGTTAGCATGGGTAGAATGCTTGTGAGGGCATATGACTTAGTCGGGGGCATACTAGTGCAGGAAACTGGAATTCTCAGAATTTTAGTCCTatttgttttggctgccatttattgCCTGAAAATTATCTATGGACGAAATGTTTATGAATGATAAGCCAGTGAGTTAACTTTCCAATGTCGTTGGTCTAATGTATAGAAGTTTTACGgtttgagagaaataaatattttagtggacagtggtcagaactCAGAATGTTTCTGTACAGTTAAGTTTTcaacaaacgattttgtaaaatttctcatataatttgtacttacgatttttgcctaattccaactccactgtttaaaagatacatatacgttttcaaattgataagacacactaaa contains:
- the LOC141588337 gene encoding uncharacterized protein LOC141588337 translates to MFQLVKKLKALKPVLKQLNRLCFSDIENSTNITSSLLEHIQKYLIDKPGNLELIQKEMEVAHELRELMKARDSFLAQKAKLQWSLEGDINIAFFHNVIKRRIMLNKVLMIEDKNGQLCTEGDQIQGAFLEYYTKFLGTQMPTVPVNALFSIPKEKSPGPDGFSSQFYKDAWELVGSELLCNRLSLVLPDVVSRNQGAFIQGRSILENIIICQDLVRIRRAAYDVFRIPIQASRLTKDDCNILIDKVVSKIRGIGARKLSYAGRVTLINSVFNTLHNYWASIFLIPKGVIKRIEAICRNYLWEGETEFHRIPLVAWQKVCYPKKNGSLGIKEAGVWNIASVGKLVN